In the genome of Dermacentor andersoni chromosome 3, qqDerAnde1_hic_scaffold, whole genome shotgun sequence, one region contains:
- the LOC126525178 gene encoding transmembrane protein 47 isoform X1, protein MYGYAALKITRVDPLPWYARPRVFAFICGLIVILLMILCLASSNWLIAHKFRQGLWEQCVEEDAPLPLPFGLNVKPGCYVARTVAYIQAAAALCVITLLCDIAATVMTGCGLCSKNPVRKYLMYRLAFYVMVCALLCILIALVIYPACFAAEIEESNRQLWEFGWAYGVGWGAAIFLFGAILLLLCDKETEEIYYRERALPHDGAADSKA, encoded by the exons GTGTTCGCCTTCATCTGCGGCCTGATCGTGATCCTGCTGATGATCCTGTGCCTGGCCTCGTCCAACTGGCTCATCGCGCACAAGTTCCGCCAGGGTCTCTGGGAGCagtgcgtggaggaggacgcgccgcTCCCGCTGCCCTTCGGCCTGAACGTCAAGCCCGGCTGCTACGTGGCGCGCACCGTCGCCTACATCCAGGCGGCCGCCGCCCTCTGCGTCATCACGCTCCTGTGCGATATCGCCGCCACCGTCATGACCGGCTGCGGCCTGTGCAGCAAGAACCCCGTGCGCAAGTACCTCATGTACAGGCTCgccttctacgtcatggtctgcGCAC TGCTGTGTATCCTGATCGCGCTGGTGATCTATCCGGCATGCTTCGCGGCTGAGATTGAGGAGAGCAACCGGCAGCTGTGGGAGTTCGGCTGGGCGTATGGCGTGGGCTGGGGCGCGGCCATCTTCCTGTTTGGCGCCATCCTGCTCCTGCTGTGCGACAAGGAGACCGAGGAGATCTACTACCGCGAGCGCGCACTGCCGCACGATGGGGCGGCGGACTCCAAGGCGTAG
- the LOC126525178 gene encoding transmembrane protein 47 isoform X2: MAPTTIETVTVVRPLKVFAFICGLIVILLMILCLASSNWLIAHKFRQGLWEQCVEEDAPLPLPFGLNVKPGCYVARTVAYIQAAAALCVITLLCDIAATVMTGCGLCSKNPVRKYLMYRLAFYVMVCALLCILIALVIYPACFAAEIEESNRQLWEFGWAYGVGWGAAIFLFGAILLLLCDKETEEIYYRERALPHDGAADSKA, encoded by the exons GTGTTCGCCTTCATCTGCGGCCTGATCGTGATCCTGCTGATGATCCTGTGCCTGGCCTCGTCCAACTGGCTCATCGCGCACAAGTTCCGCCAGGGTCTCTGGGAGCagtgcgtggaggaggacgcgccgcTCCCGCTGCCCTTCGGCCTGAACGTCAAGCCCGGCTGCTACGTGGCGCGCACCGTCGCCTACATCCAGGCGGCCGCCGCCCTCTGCGTCATCACGCTCCTGTGCGATATCGCCGCCACCGTCATGACCGGCTGCGGCCTGTGCAGCAAGAACCCCGTGCGCAAGTACCTCATGTACAGGCTCgccttctacgtcatggtctgcGCAC TGCTGTGTATCCTGATCGCGCTGGTGATCTATCCGGCATGCTTCGCGGCTGAGATTGAGGAGAGCAACCGGCAGCTGTGGGAGTTCGGCTGGGCGTATGGCGTGGGCTGGGGCGCGGCCATCTTCCTGTTTGGCGCCATCCTGCTCCTGCTGTGCGACAAGGAGACCGAGGAGATCTACTACCGCGAGCGCGCACTGCCGCACGATGGGGCGGCGGACTCCAAGGCGTAG